Within the Gloeobacter kilaueensis JS1 genome, the region TGCATCGAACAGACTCATCCGCCCGATAGGCAGGGTGAGGCCCAGGCGCTTGCGAAAGCTGTAGAACGCTCCGGCAACGTCGAAGAAGACGGCGATGATAAAAAGCCCGATCGTCAGATGCACAAACGTGGGATGAAGGGGCACCAGGTACGGCAACTGGTTGACTCCGAGGCCCAGGCCCAGATCGCCCGCTGCAGTTGGATTCATCGCAGTGCCCCCTGCCTGTCCGCTTCGACCACCGGCTTGACGTGGACGCCGTAGATCCAGACCAGTTGCGTGCCCAAAAAGAGCTGATAGCAGACCATCCCGACGACGACGAGCCCGGCCCCAAGGTAGGCAGGATTGATCCGGTCCGGATTGCGGTAGCGCATCACCCCGCGCCAGGCGGCCAGCACCAGCACAATCGCCCCCAGTCCCCAGCCAATCAGCGTGTGCCAGCTCAGGACCGGACGCATACCGAGCGTCTCGTTCGCCAGGCCCGCCTCCAACTGGCCAAAGAAGATTGCCCCAACGATTGCCGCACAGGCAGCGATCAGGTTGTACCAACCTACGTTCAAAAGGCGTGGCCTGTGAGAAAAATGTCCCAGCCAGTCAAAGAGGACCGAGAAGAGGACCATCGCAATCGCAAAATGCACGATGATCGGATGAATAGAACTGCCGATAAATCCGGGATAGGGCAGATTGTAGTCGTTGAGCTGAATACCGAACATGGCTGCATTCCATTTTTAGTGTGACTCCAGCAGGGTGCCGGACAGTGATTTCAAATTGCAGAGACAGAATAGATAGAACAGTGTTTCTATTGCCAACGGGCAGCCGAAAGACCATTGGGACGTCGCCTTTTTATCAGTATTTCTACTCAGAATTACCGACGGTTTCGAGCCAAAGGTACCAAGAAGCTATCAAAGCCCCCCAACCGTGAGATCAGCCCTATGGCAGAGGGAGTAGAAGTGGGACGAGAAAAATTTTGCATATGTCGGGACAAGTTTGCACAGCTAAAATGCGCCGAACGGCGCATCGGGCAGGCTCGGACACCTGTTTCTACCTAAAGGCTGATCCGCCCTGAGCACCGGTACAGTAACATACACGAGCTTTATTTCAGATTTGCTTCCTGGACAGGAATCTTCAGCAATCGGTTACAATCACCTTCTCAATCTCCAAAATGGATTTGAGGAGATAGAACCTGTCGTTGAACATTCTGGCTCGACTCAGGATGAACAACCTGCTCTGTTCGCAGCGATTGTCTTTCTTCAGGACCACCCTATGCCAGCCACCAAGTCAAAAAAATCTCACGACACTTCTGCTCTCGATCCTGAGCAGCTTCTCGACGTTCTCCTCGCCATCAAGCAGGGAGATTTTTCGGTTCGTATCCCAGTCGAGCAAGAAGGGATCGC harbors:
- a CDS encoding DUF2231 domain-containing protein produces the protein MFGIQLNDYNLPYPGFIGSSIHPIIVHFAIAMVLFSVLFDWLGHFSHRPRLLNVGWYNLIAACAAIVGAIFFGQLEAGLANETLGMRPVLSWHTLIGWGLGAIVLVLAAWRGVMRYRNPDRINPAYLGAGLVVVGMVCYQLFLGTQLVWIYGVHVKPVVEADRQGALR